GGCAAGTGCCTGTTTGAATGAGTAACGCCTTTAGATTAGAAATTCAGTTCAGAGTTCCATTTCAAGTACTCTACAGTGCAGTCTACCTTGTTGGCCGATCCAGGGTGAACTTTCGCCATCATTCCAGACAGTTTTATGGGACAATGTGGAGTGGAAGGATAAACAGTAAGCCTGTCACTAATTTGTGGAGTCTCAAATGCACATGAGAATTTAAACTTTAAATAGAATTGGTTTATAAGCTGCTCTATGCTACAAAATTCCTTTAGGAATAGTCTGGGGGGACTCCACCCACGTAGCACTGCTATAAAGTATTTCACCTACCCAGCTTCTATGTTTGAACTGAAGGTGTCTTTTGAAAAAGGAATTCTgaagtttgaaaaagaaaatctgaaaaccCACTCTTGGGGGCAACTGAAAAGCATGAGAGGTCTTGATCTGGAAACATGACAGAGATCTGGGTTACAGAAATACTGCCTCTCAGGACACCGAACAAGCTATGAGACAAGATTCTGCAGCCTGCAGAGGGAAGGCTACAGATGTTACAGGACTACATTCAGTGACTTCTCTAAAGAAAGGCACAATTAAGAATTTGCATGAGTAAATTTATTCCACGTAAGACTTGTGTGCACACACTAGGCACACTATTTCCACAGATAAACCAGCATTATAGCAAAAATATTTCACACTTTGGACATGAAATTCAAAGATATTGGAAAAACAGTTCAAAATACCTGTTTTAAGTCATGAAATTCTGAAATAATTGTAATCCATGCTTGTTCACTACATTATAAAAATACAACTGTACTGTTCATTATACTCATTCTTCATACttatatatttaaatcatttttgctcaaatagttatccaaaacacaacttttATAACTTCAAAATATCTATATGTATCTCTTAGTAGTGCTATTGTAAAACTAAAGTTGTTTTTTCAAGTAACAAGTGCTCAAGCAACACCATTGCACTTCATAGATATAACTGATATCGTTTTATAAATAGCTCTTTTACTCCTTGTTCCTATTTTAGTATGCCAACCATCACCTCGCTGATGTCCCAGAGTTTCCTCGCAACTGACTCGTCCATAGCTTTGGGCAACAGTTCTTCCTCTTTACAGTCCCCGAAGTACCTTCCTGATACACCTTCCACCTCAGGGGAAGAAGCCAAGTAAATGGAAGTCTGGGCACCTTCTACGGGAGTTTTGAAAAAAGCCCAAGAAACCAAATTGAAAAGGGGTTTCACCAACAGTGGAATGTGAATGTGCCGCCCAAGGTTAGTCCGCACAATACCAGGATGCAAAACGTTCACGGTGACGTTCGTGCCTTCCAAGCGGCGGGCCAGTTCTCTGGTGAAAAGAATGTTAGCCAGTTTGCTCCTACTGTAACAAAAGCTTTTATTATAGCTTTGCTCACTGTTCAAGTCCTCAAAGTTGATGTCTCCGTATTTATAAAGTTTGGAGGAAACCACCACGATCCTGCTGGGAGCCGAGTTCTTCAGAAGGCCCAGGAGAAGATTGGTGAGCAGGAAGTGCCCCAAGTGGTTCACCCCAAACTGCATCTCAAACCCGTCTTCGGTCTTCGTGTAAGGGCACTGGAAGATACCGGCGTTGTTGATCAACACGTCCAGCCGAGGCTCTTCCTTTCAATGCCAAACAGAGAATGGCGCAATTAGGAATGGAGGCCTCTCCGTTTTTTCACTTCGTAATAAGTATATTTCAGATAAAAAGGAACTCCAGTATTTAATTTCAGTTGTTCGCCTACGGACCAGAGAACTATTTGAAAGGTCAGGAGGGGCAGGGACCTCTCTGAAAGATGTTGCTCATGTGAGGACAAATGGCCATGCTCTTCCACTCAGCAGCTCTCAACCCTCCTTTACCAAAATGGCACGAAGAAAAGTGTTTGCCCACAGTAAGTCTAAGACTTAATTTCTACTCTTAGCCCTTTGTTAACTTGATAATAtttggatgggagaccaggataagcacctggcttctgccatcggaacagcgtggtgcgccggcggcagcggctaccgcagcggccattagagggtgaaccaacggcaaaggaagacctttctctatgtctctctctctctctctcactgtccactctgcctgtcaaaaataaaaataaaaaataaaaaaaaaggaaataaatatatttcaaaatttcccTAGGATGCTGGGTTATCTGatcaatacatcttttttattgaaacagaaatacagTCAATTTGAGGACAACACACTCCTACCTATGATTTCAAATAGCTCCCCTTAGCTTCAGCTGGAAATTAAATAGGGAAATTTCAATTTGGGAATTATGTTAATATGAGGATAACATCAACATTGCGATAAATGTACCTGtgatagatattttaaattttcttacaaACTACTAAAATTCTATGAGCTTCTGACAATTCAGAGAAATAGTGAGGAAAAAAAGTACTTGCATACTTGGCAGGGGTTTGGCCTTGTGCTCTTCACATGTGACCTCATCTGTCTCCAGTGTACACAGAAATCAAAGCACAGAAGCTGGAGGTGACCCCTGGGTATCCCAGCGCTCCTAAGTGGCCAGAGATCAGATCCACTGCTCTTGTAATTAGTAAGCTAGCTTggatttctactttttctttttaaaactcagCTGGACAGTCAGTGTGAGCTAGAGAACCCTGCTCAGCACTATTCATTCCAATAGCCGCTAGGATCAACACCAGGAGCAAAATTAAATTGCTTACTCTGTAGTTCTCAAAGAGGAAAACGAACTATGGGGATGCAAGGACATCCAGGCATTTCTTAAAATTGGAATAATCAATAGATAAAGCCAAGGATGCAAACTtaagattggaaaaaaaaaattaggattgaatcaataattaagaaaacaaaatcggggcaggcattgtggtgcagcacgtgacgctggcatccctatgggcactggttcgcgaccaagctgttccacttctgatccacctacttgctaattcacctgggaagacagcagagggtggcccaaatgcttgagcccctgcatccacgtgggaggcctgcagGCAGCCCCAGCTCCAATCGTGGTAGCATTTGGGTTGTAAGCCAGCAGACAGAtgatctttctctcctccctctctctctctgtaactcagactttcaaataaataaagctttaaaaaaaaaacccaccaaaattaaagagataattaaaaaatataaatattgtgaCTCATATAAACACTAAATTTCGTAATAACAACAAAGGGGACAAATAGGGTGTATGCATGTGGGGGCATTGTAGGATCAATAAATGCCTTTAACCTCTGTAATGTCTCTGGAATTCAGCTCTTTTTTCCCGGCACAAAAACTGTATTTTTCAAGCTTCCAGGGGCCCCTAACTTAAAAGATCTGTATCGTCAGAATTTTGCACTTTCACCATATCCCCCACATCATTCCAGATGAAAGTCCTAAAGTTTAGACTGTCTCATGAGGACGTCTTTTCATTCCTTAAATCATGTTGAGTTTGtgttctcttgctctttcttggCTTCTCAGTCTCTTTTgatggacagagaaaaagaaatgcacatgTTCCAGGTGTGAAGACACGGTGATGACCCACGATTAAATTAAGTTGAGGTCAAATTTCAGAATTCACTGGCCCTTTTGCCAAGTTTAACAGAAAAATGTCTTAAATTTCACAACTGTTATCGAGGCCTACCTGTCAGCAGATTAACTATTTCTCATGTGGCCTGTCTGTGCACCTTCATGCTTTCCAATAGTCAACTTCAAAAGCAAGGCAAGAGTTCACCCGTGGGGGAAAGAAAGGAGTGTTCTTCTTCACTAATCCTTTGGAAGCGTTTCCTGAATTAATCATTTCTGGGCCATCATTCTTTGCTGGGCTTGTGTTATTTTAAGACTTtatcatttactattttttaaattctaggaGATAAACCACATAAATACCAAGAATACCAAAATGTGGGAAATCTAccacttccatttttttcttctaattataGCTACTGAACTTCACAGCCAGGCAGGAATATAAATACTCAGACACAAGGTCGACTCCTGTGTCCCTCTCTTTTTACAGGTTCTTCCTCAAGTTTCCAAAGTAGCAAGCAGCCTCCCTCTCAGGATTGAGAGGCAGACACGGCTCCCTCTGTATTTGAATTAAGAAGAGGAAGACCCACTAGGAAAATCTATCAGAGattggtttttatttcttaattcttcACACAATAATTAAATGCTAGCAGTAAAACAACCCACAGCTCTCTAGATCTGCAACAGCTCTCAAACTGTGCCAAGATGCCCAAGAACACTGTAGCTAAACTCCAAGATGTggtggaatattttaaattttcaaaggaaACTGTGATATACTCTGCTCCATACCTCAACAGCTACCAGTTCTAGGAGGCTCACAGCCTCAACGTGTCACTGTGTATTCCTTCTGATGTCATTTCTTTGTGAAGCTGAGTGCTAGCAGAATGAAGAGCAAGTGGAATGCTAACACCCCACAGGAAATGACAGCGGCAGTGTCCAGTCTGATTCCAAGCTTTCAAAATCTGGCACAGTGACCAACAGGCATACATTTCCCATTAGTAATCAAGGtcatataagaaaacacaaaaataatgttctttcAATTACACATATTACTCCATCAACAAGCTACCGAACTGTTAGGACATAAATAACTTAGGTTGATATAAATGAACTGGTAGATTTTTCTCTAGGCTTAAGGGcatgatgaaaaaaaattactgagagTTGGAAACCGCTGCTTTGGACTCAACAGACCCCCTGTCATATAGACACCCATCCTGTGCCAGCTGATTTTacttttggaaaatgtatttatgtacttgaaagccagacagagaaatctgctggttcacttccctagtctgggtcaggccaggccaaaagtCAGTaaccagaactcaacccaggccttcCACGCGGGTGGCACGGATCCAACCTCTTGAGCTGTCAGGGCTGTCGCCCAGggcctgcactagcaggaagcaggggcagggaacagagccaggtctcaaaggcacacactccagtgtgggatgtgggcatctcaagcggCCTCTTAGCCAAAGCACCAAGGCCAGCCCCTGCCGGGCTCGCTTAAGAGCTCCACCTTCTGAATGCCCTCTGGCAAGCCACCTCCGCTGGGCACCTCCTCAAAAGGGCTGTTGGAAAGAAGCTGCCCTGCAAGTTCTtcggtctctccctccctccctcaggttcACCTGATTTCTTCTTTGCAGGGttacagaggaaggaaaagatgGCACTTTAGTtgcatttaaataataataataataaaagccctAAGTGCTGGATGGAGTACTATTCTTAGTCCCGTTGCTGGCCGGAGCAGGCCCACTAGAATCCCCAGCTCCATGCCACCTGCACACAAGGCCGCAAGGACAGCGCCAACAGCGAGCCAGCAGGAAAAAAGCAAGGGGTGAGGGCAAGGGGCTGACTGCAAGTCCCGGCCAGGGCGCCTCGCCGCAGCTCCCCGCGGCCGCGTGCGCGAGGCCGGGCTCGGCGCTGACCACCAGGCCGGGGCCCGGGCTCGCCCCGCCGTCCCCGCGCGGCCCCTGCGCGGTTCCCGAGGCGACGCCGCACCCCgggctcctccccccgccccgcccccggcccccggcccgcgccccgAGACCCACACCTGCAGCACCTCCCGGCAGAAGGCGCGCACCGAGCGCAGCGAGGCGAGGTCCAGCTCCCGGACGACCAGCTCGCCCGCCCCCGCGGCTTCGCGGAGCTCGCGGCGGAGCTGCCCCGCCGCCTCCTCGGCGCGCTCGCGGTCGCGGCAGCCCATGATCACGCGCGCCCCCAGGCGCAGCAGCTCGGCGGCCGTGGCGCGGCCCAGGCCGCTGTTGGCCCCCGTGATCAGCACCGTCTTCCCGTTCATGAGGCCAGGGTCCCCGCCTCCGCGCAGACTCGGGACTCTGGGCCCCGCGAGTCGCCGCGCCGCCAGCCACAGCGCCCCACCCAGTGCGGCCAGTAGTGCGGCCGCGGTAGCCACTGCCATGGCCGCCCAGCTCCAGGGCCCACCGGCCCCAGCGCGGGGGTCCCCGAGCGCCGGCCGCCTGGCTCGAGCGCGAGCCGCCACCGGGACGCGGAGAACTCTGGGGCGCGAACTGTTGTCCCCTGACGGCGCGCGTGGGGCACGCTGGGACTTGTAGTTTCCGGGCCGAGGGCACCTGATTGGTTGGGAGAGTCCGGCGCTCGGGGTCGTTGCCCTTGGTGGAACCGGCTTTCACCTCAGTGCTGGAGGCGGAGCGCGCGCCCCGAGATTCAGGCTGGTAGGGGTCAGGCCCAGTGAAATGCCAGAGTGGTGGCGACCGGGTGACTGCTTTGCGACTACAAGTCCCCTTATACGTCGGGTTACGACCGCCACTCCTCGGGGCGTTTAGTGTGTTTCCCTTTGAGGCCAGCTGGGACGTGGGGTTTACTCTCACCTTGTGGAGATGGTCTCCGCCCCGACGCAAGTCGGAGGAAAGGCTCCTTTTCCTAGGTGAGATGAAGCGTTCAGCAGGTTGGAACTAGAGTGGGCCAGGCGTTGCTCAACCGTTAGCGTCCCCGGAATCACCTGCAGTGAAAGCAGGACTCGCAGGCCCCCGTCCTGGGGTTGGTAGTTAGTGGGTCTGAAGCAGAGCCCGAGGAGGTGCACCTGCCCCGGGTGCTGCTGGGAGCTTTGGGAGCCATCGAAGACGACCACTGTAGCACTGGTTCCTGTAGCACAAGGCCTCCTCACATGGTCACGGTGGAGGTTTATTGTAAACAGACTCCTGGGCAGGCCCGTGTACAGATGGTGACGTCCTCACAGGACTGTTCCATGTAGCAGGGGAGGGCAGAGTGCCTTGTGCACTGTAAACAGGCTTCCTGAGTGTCACAGGTCAGTGCCACAGGCACTCCTCTTGAGGCCCATGGCCTTAGGCCAAGCTCATCTTATTGACCTCATTCGCTCATCTACTAACCTACCAGGCTTATACCAGGCCCTATGTATACCCTGTGAGAGTCACGAAGAAATTGCATACAATTTCTGCCCTCAGGGTGCTTACTGTATGGTTGCAGGGACCTCCTGCTGCCACCTCCCACCCATCCCAGATTCCTCCGGACAACAGGAAAAGCGAGACACAACATGGGTAGTTTCAGATAAAACCTCTTGATGATTTTGATAAACCACTCTCCACTCCCAACACTGGGGAAGGGCTATGTATAATACACAGCTGTGAGTGACAGTAATAACGAGATAGGGGTTGACTGCCATAGAAGGGTTCTCCTGAGTATTGAGAATGGAGCGCAGAGGTGGGAAACAGCACTGTCCCTGGGGAGTAGACAAGTCAACAGGAACAGGAATTAGGAAAGGTGGATCTTCACTCCGTGGTGAGCTCCAGGCCCATatgtttcctctttctctgcctttcagcacATCCAGCACATCTTTCAAAGCTCTCCCTCCGGTCTCTTTCCTgaccacttccaacccaactggCCTTTCCGTCCTCAATTTTGTGTGGCACTAAAGACAAACAGCCCTCTACTGTTGGGTATTTGGGTTTGCACGCTGGATTTCCTCTAGCAGATTATTAAGGTTTTAAATTTCCTCAAGACTGGGATCATATCTGAGTCCTCCTGTGTTCCTCACACATGGGAGAATTCCTGAAACGGTAGACATTCCACAAGTGTCTAGACTGATGATTTTTGCTTTGGCTTCCTTCAGAAGATGTACGTGAGTCATGGTCTTCTCTCAACCTGAGCCAAGGATGGATATGTAGGTGCAGGTGGGGCAGACATGGGGGAGGAAGtagacagagcaggagagagtgagaaagagaggaggggaggagtccTTAGATCTGCTGTTTAATTGCCGTGTAGCTTATGCATGGCTCTTAATGGAATGATGGCTCTGTTCTGGATGGGCCCAACGGCCAGGGAATACCAGACAGAAAATTGAACATAGCTATTCAAGTAGATCAGAACTTGAATCCATCCTTATAACTTATAGCCTCTACTTTCTTGGACAAGCTTTATAATATTTTTGAGTCTTATGGTTCTCATTTGATAAAAAGGAAGGTAATAATGATATGTATGTCACAAATATTTAATATGATAAGAAAATGAGGTAACGTGAAAATGACCAGCTCTTGGTACCCAACATGGTGTACTGTAGTTAACAAACAATTTTgttgaaaacaaaaatcacaagaGAATAACAATGAACAATGAATGGCTAAAATCCTACACTTCCACTTCATGTCATGTTTTGGAATAGTAGCCAAGAATTTTTGGGGGTTTTATTCTTCCCTCCATACAATCATTGGGTCTACCTGATTTGCTCAAGGCCAGAGATTTCAAATACAAAGCTCTATGGACCAGTGGCAATTACCCCATGAAATAAACTTTCAAGAAGCTTTTCTAAGGGGTTTTATCTAGAGATCATCTTAGAAATTTACCCTACAGGAACAACCAGCTGGTTTATTTCTGAACAAGCAGTGTTGACGTTGGTATATGCATGTAGTTGAAGtgacattcttattttatagtgGTTAAAAGGGTGGTCATAGAAATAACACAATAAAAAACTGTAGGTTCCAAGAGTGCACTTAGTCATACTCATTCCACCTTCAAAGACCCCTCTTCTGAAGGGATAATGGGTAACCATTTATTCCATCTATAATATGAGCAATATTTTGTGAAGCTTGGTAAACTTCTGAAACTTAAGCCCCCTTAAACATTTAAGCATTCAAGTACTACACTTAACCTAAAGAGTCATCATTCTGACTTACATAGAGATAGGTGCAGTGGAATTCAACAGCACTGGCAACTTAAAGGCAAGTAGCTTGAAGGCAACTTGAAAATTCAAAATGTGTTCCAAAACATCAAGAGAAAACATTTCCAAAGGAGCTAAGTTCTGACGTCCAGTCTTCTGAAACACATATCCAGTTAGCTTAAATATCTAAAAGAAGTGGCATCTGTAATACCAGACTGTCAGCTGTTTTATTTCTGCTCCCCATCCCTAATTGTTGCATTTTTGATGGATGCCATAAGGTACATGAGCCGCGATGGTGCCGCATTTCTGTGCCCCTTCAATGTGGAACATTTGGTCATCAAAAAAGATGTGGGGACGAATCTTCAACAAGATGGGACCTTTGGGGGCTCCGGCAAGGAAAAGCGCTTCATCTATCTCCAGACCCCAGCGGCGAAGTGTCTTCAGGACACGGGCGCCTGAACTGGCTGCACTCCTGGCTGTAACTAGGTAGGTCCTGATGGGACAAAGTAACCGTTCATCTTTGGCATAAAACTTCTTTTGCAGTCTGCCTAAGTCTTCCAGAAAGCCTTTCAGGGGGCCCTGTGAAAAGAACATATGTCACAGCTGTGATCCTGTGAGCCAGAGGAAGTGATCGCTGAAAAAATTGGAGCCTTATATGAGTTTGTGtgtgttcttgtgtgtgtgtaaatataaaTGCTAAATGATGTGCACTGGTATGAGGCTGATGGCACAATGCTGAAAATCCCTACAGTGCAACCATCCTTGCGTTCCTGGAATAAACCTAGGATGGCCGTATAATTTATCTCCTAAACCCAGATATTTTGAATATGAGAGAATGCTCTATAAATGATTTAACTGGGGCAACAGATACAAACTATGCATGGTAAACTGTGGTAGATAATCCCTCTAAATAAACTCCAGTTGGTCAACaaagtactatttttaaaattttctttttgtgtgttgCACATTTTAACTGTATAAAGTATATCCCTTTGTCTAATTCAATGACCTTTTTTGATCTGAATCCAACCTGGTCTTATATTTGCAGTTGCCTTGTATCTCTTCATACTTGCTTTCATTAGTAACCTTGCTGAACACTTAGTTTTAGCTGTATCTCTTACTCAGAACATAGAATCAGATTTTTCTCTGTGATTCAATCTGAAAGTCTTTCTAAAACAATAGGTGAGAGTTTTATTCCATACACTTAACCATATTACATATATACTTAGTATCggtttattacatattttatgtatatattacatatatacttAATATTGGTTccatattgtgatttttttacaCTTCCTGTACTTAAAGACTTTAACAGACTATACAGTAATGCATAtattctttgtgtgtatgtgtatttgtgggttttttgatATTTAAGAGcacttgctttatttcttttgattGGTTTCATTTGTAAGCACAACCTTGTAATACCCTCAGtcctctatatttttaaaaaaaccctaggTCTAAAATTACCTAGTTTTTTTCATTATCTAATTTGGGTCGCCTATTTAATATTACTCAGTGGTTACACTTACATTTCTAAATTCTATTTCTACTTATCAGCTTTACATTTTGTCCTTTGGTTATTGCAACTGATGATATCAACATATTTACTCCTCCACAGAGCtgctttttctaatttctttccatttttcattagttatatatatacacatatatgattTTCTTCATTGCGAGAACACATAATATTTCTTTGCTATCACCTTAATCCCTGTAGCTGTTCAAGTTCAAGATCTATATTTAAATACAGGAATATTCTATACCTCTTTGTAGCTTAGTGCTTCACGTCATCTACATGTTGGTAAAAATTTGTTCTGTAATACTTGGTTTTGCatgaaaatcatatggaaataATAATCACCAGGAAAATAATGTGCTCTCACCTGTATAGCTGTTTTCCTCTTTAATGAACTTTTGGCTGGATATGGAATCCATGATTTACATTTTCTGTGCATAAGATTTTATGAGTAATACTCCACTGTCTTTTGCTATCAAGTGCTGCTGTTGAGCAGCTTAAGAACAGCTTGATATtgtccccaacacacacacgcacactgctTAGGGACTTTATGAACACGGCCCCCAAAATTATTCATCCCTGAAATCAAATAATTTCACTAGCCTGTGCCTTAGTGATGATCATGCTGATTCTATTTCTCTATCACACAATATGGGCCTTTAATCTTTTCATCATTTGCCACATGCACTGAAATCTTCTGGTAATTCAGGAATGCTttcttgatttatatttttatgtaaatgttCATGTTTGCATTTAACCAAACCCTGCTCCATATAATTTCAATGTATTTCTTCAGGGCTTCCATTTATGCATATGTTAGGTTTGCTTTACCTGTaatttatttgtcatttttatctctaaaaacttttatttcaatCATACTCATTTCCAACATCCTACTATTTCACATTTCATCATCTCTTCCCTGATTATTGTAGTTCTACTCTATAAATGCAATAATGTTACTGGAttttgttctttccctttttttgctgttttttccttGTATCTTTGCTTatgttctattttcttcttttttttttccagtatcttTGCTTATGTTCTGTCTTTGCTGGTTCTCTTTGTATTATGCATACCAAAGTAAATTGGTTTCCTTGGAACAGTTGGCTGGTTTCTGGGGAGTCAAGGATGATGCCTGAACACTGCCTTGTTTTCACAGTTCAAATGCGCCCTACTTTTCTGCTTTTGTAAAAACtattttctggaaatgaattGTATTATCATTTTCTTAGTCTTACTTTCTCTGAGGTTGCATTTATCAACAAAACTGAATAAGTGTACTTCCTAAAGATAGaggcttaca
The window above is part of the Lepus europaeus isolate LE1 chromosome 13, mLepTim1.pri, whole genome shotgun sequence genome. Proteins encoded here:
- the RDH14 gene encoding retinol dehydrogenase 14 isoform X2, which translates into the protein MAVATAAALLAALGGALWLAARRLAGPRVPSLRGGGDPGLMNGKTVLITGANSGLGRATAAELLRLGARVIMGCRDRERAEEAAGQLRRELREAAGAGELVVRELDLASLRSEEPRLDVLINNAGIFQCPYTKTEDGFEMQFGVNHLGHFLLTNLLLGLLKNSAPSRIVVVSSKLYKYGDINFEDLNSEQSYNKSFCYSRSKLANILFTRELARRLEGTNVTVNVLHPGIVRTNLGRHIHIPLLVKPLFNLVSWAFFKTPVEGAQTSIYLASSPEVEGVSGRYFGDCKEEELLPKAMDESVARKLWDISEVMVGILK
- the RDH14 gene encoding retinol dehydrogenase 14 isoform X1 — encoded protein: MAVATAAALLAALGGALWLAARRLAGPRVPSLRGGGDPGLMNGKTVLITGANSGLGRATAAELLRLGARVIMGCRDRERAEEAAGQLRRELREAAGAGELVVRELDLASLRSVRAFCREVLQEEPRLDVLINNAGIFQCPYTKTEDGFEMQFGVNHLGHFLLTNLLLGLLKNSAPSRIVVVSSKLYKYGDINFEDLNSEQSYNKSFCYSRSKLANILFTRELARRLEGTNVTVNVLHPGIVRTNLGRHIHIPLLVKPLFNLVSWAFFKTPVEGAQTSIYLASSPEVEGVSGRYFGDCKEEELLPKAMDESVARKLWDISEVMVGILK